The following proteins are encoded in a genomic region of Maylandia zebra isolate NMK-2024a linkage group LG1, Mzebra_GT3a, whole genome shotgun sequence:
- the gatm gene encoding glycine amidinotransferase, mitochondrial codes for MLRVRCLRGGSRGAEAAHLIGAMLGRALNGWVQKTLQSTSSAAAAQPQHVVEEEHVTEPVPQECPVCSYNEWDPLEEVIVGRAENAHVPPFTVEVKANTYEKYWPFYQKYGGWSFPADHLKKAVAEIEEMCNILRHEGVVVKRPEPVDWSVEYKTPDFTSSGMYAAMPRDILLVVGNEIIEAPMAWRARFFEYRAYRPLIKEYFRKGAKWTTAPKPTMADDLYDQDYPIRTVEDRHKLAAQGKFVTTEHEPCFDAADFIRAGTDLFVQRSQVTNYMGIEWMRRHLAPTYKVHIISFKDPNPMHIDATFNIIGPGLVLSNPDRPCRQVDMFKKAGWTVVKPPIPLIPDDHPLWMSSKWLSMNVLMLDEKRVMVDANETSIQKMFENLGIKTIKVNIRHANSLGGGFHCWTTDVRRRGTLQSYFH; via the exons ATGCTGCGAGTAAGATGCCTGAGAGGAGGTAGCAGGGGGGCCGAGGCTGCCCATCTGATCGGAGCAATG CTTGGCCGGGCGTTGAACGGATGGGTGCAGAAGACCCTGCAAAGCACTTCAAGTGCAGCAGCTGCACAGCCACAGCATGTAGTTGAAGAGGAACATGTTACTGAGCCGGTTCCTCAGGAATGCCCAGTCTGCAGCTACAATGAATGGGACCCTCTGGAGGAGGTGATTGTGGGGCGAGCTGAAAATGCCCACGTGCCTCCCTTCACTGTGGAAGTGAAA GCTAACACATATGAGAAGTACTGGCCCTTCTACCAGAAGTATGGGGGCTGGTCTTTTCCTGCGGACCACTTGAAAAAAGCAGTTGCTGAGATCGAAGAAATGTGCAATATTCTGCGTCACGAGGGCGTCGTTGTGAAGAGGCCAGAACCCGTCGACTGGTCTGTGGAATACAAAACACCAGACTTCACCTCATCAg GAATGTATGCGGCCATGCCCAGAGACATCCTTTTAGTGGTGGGAAACGAGATCATCGAGGCTCCTATGGCGTGGAGGGCTCGTTTCTTTGAGTACCGAGCCTACAGACCTTTAATCAAGGAGTACTTCAGAAAAGGTGCAAAGTGGACCACTGCTCCTAAACCAACCATGGCCGATGATCTGTATGATCAG GATTATCCCATCCGCACAGTGGAAGACAGGCACAAATTAGCTGCTCAGGGGAAGTTTGTGACCACGGAGCACGAGCCCTGCTTCGATGCTGCTGACTTTATTCGAGCTGGGACGGACCTCTTTGTTCAGAGGAGCCAG GTTACAAACTACATGGGAATTGAGTGGATGCGCCGTCATCTGGCACCAACCTACAAGGTCCACATAATCTCCTTCAAAGACCCTAACCCCATGCACATTGATGCCACGTTTAACATCATCGGGCCAGGACTCGTGCTGTCAAACCCTGATCGCCCATGTCGCCAG GTAGACATGTTCAAGAAGGCTGGCTGGACAGTTGTAAAACCACCAATACCTTTGATTCCCGATG ACCACCCACTGTGGATGTCCTCCAAATGGCTGTCCATGAATGTCCTGATGCTGGATGAGAAGCGTGTCATGGTTGACGCCAATGAAACCAGCATTCAGAAAATGTTTGAGAACCTCG GTATCAAGACCATAAAGGTGAACATTCGCCATGCCAACTCCTTGGGTGGTGGCTTCCACTGCTGGACAACTGATGTCCGCCGCCGTGGTACCCTGCAGTCCTACTTTCACTAG